Proteins encoded within one genomic window of Onychostoma macrolepis isolate SWU-2019 chromosome 11, ASM1243209v1, whole genome shotgun sequence:
- the atxn7l2a gene encoding ataxin-7-like protein 2a translates to MMAVRERAVKVMAALERRVPCLDDFVGQSWSVWTERANLTASEGSDGDEYSKNGKKMVETMTLRKEDMSIFGHYPGHDDFYLVVCGHCSQVVKPQAFEKHCERRHGPLGKLYAHLRSTPPPPQQQRPRHGHTPPSHGASSWSARNQNVGPPRASPQSPSTPPQFRHSKPPKDGVWHSPSNSGHSESAVFKQPPPIEPTRCSPPPTHRDPPWPHGGPSPNRPSSTERPQSQRGEAASAPVTSGHLRGPRTYKMVSKKECDLDKHCGVLDPERKKVCTRLLTCNIHSIHQRRKVQGRSKNFDQLVAELKMSSKARDRVSQAPESSAAPTVSPEPPRDAPVPPVCRRPLTNSPAFRTPTLSESVEEDKPHLEDASTWPHSPLTQAHISGDESEGEGNDDLPDWHSTPWHPKPAALCSFGSRSLGHGVFTFDRRLHHLRSAMSAMVESHLSAHLWKKIPQASDPHSQSPPAKPAAVPASPSSISQHSKQKAGSHNSTSLKTSFYSSHGPGKETNPQSSSTSKAYGQSENSGGGQSTAPPSKLGRAPAQSGPGRPKNSSGRPNKQQLRLREAERTTTPDAAALRKRKASLEESDAVSPDKNCVSQNKGRPLISKTPPSASHGQTNGSLSPGSKPRPQLTASDSHTPSSWAFKRTHPPSHHSPPDAAPHSRGVDSGLHGRVASFDHKALGKKRKSSSSSPPSKPHRLPTSPHSGFYPWKESKGTGLSIGGEKKLSTQKPKLHH, encoded by the exons ATGATGGCGGTGCGTGAACGCGCAGTTAAAGTAATGGCTGCTCTGGAACGGCGGGTGCCTTGTCTCGATGATTTCGTGGGCCAAAGCTGGAGCGTTTGGACGGAAAGAGCCAACCTGACAGCATCGGAGG GGTCCGATGGAGATGAATACAGCAAGAATGGCAAAAAAATGGTGGAAACCATGACACTGAGGAAAGAGG ATATGTCCATCTTCGGTCATTATCCTGGCCACGATGACTTCTATCTGGTGGTTTGTGGTCACTGCAGTCAGGTGGTGAAGCCTCAGGCGTTCGAGAAGCATTGTGAGAGGAGACACGGCCCTCTGGGTAAGCTCTATGCACACCTCCGCTCCACCCCACCTCCACCTCAGCAGCAGAGGCCCCGTCATGGACACACCCCGCCCTCCCACGGAGCCTCCTCTTGGAGTGCCAGGAACCAGAACGTTGGGCCGCCGAGGGCGTCTCCGCAATCTCCCTCAACACCGCCTCAGTTCAGACACTCAAAACCTCCGAAAGATGGAGTTTG GCACTCACCTTCAAACTCGGGTCATTCAGAATCAGCTGTTTTTAAGCAGCCCCCTCCCATCGAACCCACGCGGTGCTCCCCTCCCCCTACTCACAGAGACCCCCCATGGCCACACGGAGGCCCGTCACCCAATCGGCCTTCCTCAACTGAGAGGCCTCAATCCCAGAGAGGCGAGGCTGCCTCGGCCCCTGTTACCTCCGGACATCTCCGTGGGCCGAGAACGTACAAAATGGTCTCCA AAAAAGAATGTGACCTTGACAAGCACTGTGGTGTGTTGGACCCTGAGAGAAAGAAAGTTTGTACTCGACTTTTGACCTGCAAT ATTCATTCCATTCATCAGCGCAGGAAGGTGCAAGGCAGGAGTAAAAACTTTGACCAGCTGGTGGCAGAGCTGAAGATGAGTTCGAAGGCTCGTGATCGGGTATCTCAGGCCCCAGAGAGTTCAGCTGCTCCGACTGTAAGCCCAGAACCTCCCAGAGATGCACCTGTACCCCCTGTCTGCCGGAGACCTCTGACGAACAGCCCTGCATTTAG AACACCCACATTGTCTGAAAGTGTGGAGGAGGATAAACCCCATCTGGAGGATGCCAGCACATGGCCCCACTCTCCTCTCACCCAGGCCCACATCTCAGGTGATGAGAGCGAAGGAGAGGGGAATGATGACCTCCCAGACTGGCACTCAACTCCATGGCATCCCAAACCAGCCGCG CTTTGTTCATTTGGGAGTCGTTCTCTGGGTCACGGTGTCTTCACTTTTGATCGGCGGTTGCACCATCTACGGTCTGCCATGAGTGCCATGGTGGAGAGTCACCTCAGCGCCCATCTGTGGAA AAAAATACCTCAAGCATCAGATCCTCACTCCCAGAGTCCCCCAGCCAAGCCTGCAGCCGTTCCTGCCTCTCCTTCCTCCATTTCCCAGCATTCCAAACAGAAAGCAGGAAGTCACAATTCGACTTCTCTCAAGACTTCCTTCTACTCTTCCCACGGACCAGGCAAGGAGACAAACCCACAGAGTTCCTCCACCAGCAAGGCTTACGGTCAATCCGAGAACTCTGGGGGGGGCCAGTCAACGGCCCCACCTTCTAAACTCGGTCGAGCCCCCGCTCAGTCGGGCCCCGGTCGGCCCAAGAACTCATCTGGCCGCCCCAACAAACAGCAGCTGCGTCTCAGGGAAGCAGAGCGGACGACCACACCGGACGCTGCTGCTCTGCGCAAACGGAAAGCCTCTTTGGAAGAATCGGACGCTGTCAGCCCGGACAAGAATTGTGTGTCTCAGAACAAGGGGCGGCCCCTCATCAGCAAAACGCCACCGTCAGCCTCTCACGGACAAACCAACGGCTCTCTCTCACCGGGAAGCAAGCCGCGTCCCCAACTCACAGCCTCTGATTCCCACACGCCATCCTCGTGGGCCTTTAAGAGGACTCATCCCCCGAGCCACCATTCGCCACCAGACGCTGCCCCGCACAGCCGAGGAGTGGACTCAGGACTGCATGGCAGGGTGGCCAGCTTTGATCACAAGGCTTTGGGGAAGAAACGCAAGAGCAGCAGCTCCTCTCCACCCTCCAAACCCCACCGGCTGCCCACTTCCCCTCATTCTGGCTTCTATCCCTGGAAAGAAAGCAAAGGGACGGGACTCTCCATAGGAGGGGAAAAGAAACTCAGCACACAAAAG